A genomic segment from Flavobacterium sp. 9R encodes:
- the rsmG gene encoding 16S rRNA (guanine(527)-N(7))-methyltransferase RsmG, whose amino-acid sequence MDEILKYFPNLTDVQKEQFAKLDFLYHDWNEKINVISRKDIDALYTKHVLHSLGIAKINKFEPGTYVLDVGTGGGFPGIPLAILFPETRFYLIDVIAKKIKVVKAVAEALELKNVKAEQIRAENVKGDFDFIVSRAVTNMPDFVSWVKTKIKKQHKHELKNGILYLKGGDLTEELKDFPKATEYNLSDIFEDEFFETKKVVHLPLKFVV is encoded by the coding sequence ATGGATGAAATTCTAAAGTATTTTCCTAATCTAACGGATGTGCAGAAAGAGCAGTTTGCAAAGTTGGATTTTTTATACCACGATTGGAATGAAAAAATAAATGTTATTTCGAGAAAAGATATTGATGCTTTGTACACTAAACACGTTTTGCATTCGCTAGGAATTGCCAAAATAAATAAATTCGAACCTGGAACTTATGTTTTGGATGTGGGTACTGGCGGTGGTTTCCCTGGAATACCTTTGGCGATTTTGTTTCCCGAAACGCGTTTTTATTTGATTGATGTAATCGCCAAAAAAATAAAAGTGGTCAAAGCGGTTGCGGAAGCTTTAGAATTAAAAAACGTAAAAGCAGAGCAAATTCGTGCTGAAAATGTAAAAGGCGATTTTGATTTTATTGTTAGTCGTGCGGTCACTAATATGCCAGACTTTGTTTCTTGGGTGAAAACTAAAATCAAAAAGCAACACAAACACGAATTGAAAAATGGTATTTTGTATTTAAAAGGAGGCGATTTGACCGAAGAGTTAAAGGATTTTCCGAAGGCTACAGAATATAATTTGTCCGACATTTTTGAAGACGAATTTTTCGAAACCAAAAAAGTGGTGCACTTGCCGTTGAAGTTTGTAGTGTAG